A section of the Polyangium spumosum genome encodes:
- a CDS encoding YgiQ family radical SAM protein yields MTIVQIRKSAHASGRDLRRFLPTTRAEMEARGWDELDVLLVNGDAYVDHPAFGAALIGRFLEARGFRVGIVSQPDWRTTDDLLRMGAPRLFVGITAGNMDSMLNKLTAQKKVRSEDQYSPGGRTGLRPNRATIVYGNLCRRAFPGVPLVLGGIEASLRRIAHYDYWSDQVRRSVLLDAKADLLIFGMGERPVWEVADRLRKGESIRDLRDVRGTAYVLRKGEWEDVEPSRFVGDGKAVILPSYEEVLRDKEAFAEMSRRFQYETNPGNGRPIVQPHGEEAVYFNPPAIPLETKDMDALYDLPFARAAHYTYSEKIPAFETVKHSIVTMRGCFGGCTFCSITEHEGRVIQSRSAESVLKEIRALRRMDDFRGSISDLGGPTANMYMMKCKDPAIESKCRRLSCVHPGVCENLETDHGPLLDLMRAVRESEGVKKVFIASGIRYDLAERSPEFIEELAQWHTGGQLSVAPEHSKKDVLDRMKKPGIESYERFAEQFQCASEEAGKNQFLVPYFISGHPGSSLRDMVDLALWLKKKGMRPRQVQDFIPTPMSMATCMYHAGVDPFTKKPVYTAKDMHEKRLQKALLLYWDPAHHDEAREALIKAGRADLIGSKPFCLVPPATGKGSMPIAMRRARAERSCKPKGRKAPEVRR; encoded by the coding sequence GTGACCATCGTCCAGATTCGCAAAAGCGCCCACGCGTCGGGTCGTGACCTCCGCCGTTTCCTGCCCACGACCCGCGCCGAGATGGAGGCCCGCGGCTGGGACGAGCTCGACGTCCTGCTCGTGAACGGCGACGCCTACGTCGACCACCCCGCGTTCGGCGCGGCCCTGATCGGCCGCTTCCTCGAGGCGCGGGGCTTCCGCGTGGGGATCGTCTCGCAGCCGGACTGGCGCACGACGGACGACCTCCTGCGGATGGGCGCGCCGCGGCTCTTCGTGGGCATCACGGCGGGCAACATGGACAGCATGTTGAACAAGCTCACGGCGCAGAAGAAGGTCCGGAGCGAGGATCAGTACTCGCCGGGCGGGCGCACGGGGCTCCGGCCGAACCGGGCGACGATCGTCTACGGCAACCTCTGCCGCCGCGCCTTCCCGGGCGTGCCGCTCGTGCTCGGCGGGATCGAGGCCTCGCTCCGGCGGATCGCGCACTACGATTACTGGTCGGACCAGGTGCGCAGGAGCGTGCTGCTCGACGCGAAGGCAGACCTGCTCATCTTCGGGATGGGCGAGCGGCCGGTCTGGGAGGTCGCCGACAGGTTACGCAAGGGCGAGAGCATCCGCGATCTGCGGGACGTGCGGGGGACGGCGTACGTGCTCCGCAAGGGCGAGTGGGAGGACGTCGAGCCGAGCCGGTTCGTCGGCGACGGCAAGGCCGTGATCCTGCCGAGTTACGAGGAGGTCCTGCGGGACAAGGAGGCGTTCGCCGAGATGAGCCGGCGCTTCCAGTACGAGACGAACCCGGGCAACGGGCGGCCGATCGTGCAGCCCCACGGCGAGGAGGCGGTCTACTTCAATCCGCCCGCGATCCCGCTCGAGACGAAGGACATGGACGCGCTCTACGACCTGCCCTTCGCGCGCGCGGCCCATTACACGTATTCGGAGAAGATCCCCGCGTTCGAGACGGTGAAGCATTCGATCGTGACGATGCGCGGCTGCTTCGGGGGCTGCACGTTCTGCTCGATCACGGAGCACGAGGGGCGCGTCATTCAATCACGCTCGGCCGAGAGCGTCCTGAAGGAGATCCGCGCGCTGCGCCGGATGGACGATTTCCGCGGCTCCATCTCCGACCTCGGCGGCCCCACGGCCAACATGTACATGATGAAATGCAAGGACCCGGCGATCGAGAGCAAATGCCGGCGGCTCTCGTGCGTGCACCCCGGGGTCTGCGAGAACCTCGAGACGGATCACGGTCCGCTGCTCGATCTGATGCGCGCCGTGCGCGAGAGCGAGGGCGTGAAGAAGGTCTTCATCGCCTCGGGGATCCGGTACGACCTCGCCGAGCGCTCGCCGGAGTTCATCGAGGAGCTCGCGCAATGGCACACGGGCGGCCAGCTCTCGGTCGCGCCCGAGCACTCGAAGAAGGACGTGCTCGACAGGATGAAGAAGCCGGGCATCGAGAGCTACGAGCGCTTCGCCGAGCAGTTCCAGTGCGCCAGCGAGGAGGCGGGGAAGAACCAGTTCCTCGTGCCCTACTTCATCTCGGGGCACCCGGGCTCGTCGCTCCGGGACATGGTGGACCTCGCGCTCTGGCTGAAGAAGAAGGGGATGCGGCCGCGGCAGGTGCAGGACTTCATCCCGACGCCGATGTCGATGGCGACGTGTATGTACCACGCGGGCGTCGATCCCTTCACGAAGAAGCCCGTGTACACGGCCAAGGACATGCACGAGAAGCGGCTCCAGAAGGCGCTCCTGCTCTACTGGGATCCGGCCCACCACGACGAGGCGCGGGAGGCGTTGATCAAGGCGGGGCGGGCGGATCTCATCGGATCGAAGCCGTTTTGCCTGGTCCCGCCCGCGACGGGGAAGGGCTCGATGCCGATCGCGATGCGGCGCGCGCGGGCCGAGCGCTCCTGCAAGCCAAAGGGACGGAAGGCGCCCGAGGTTCGTCGCTGA
- a CDS encoding acyltransferase produces MNQSRYITALCAAVLPIALALVANGCGNKEEETPPAPVATPAPTPTPAPTPEKLVVEEDAGSDAADDADADAGKKVTGGSFDPTGIRACCSALRSNANSAPLDQKGTYLAAAGVCDGLVNSPQGRQALSAVRAMLKGAGAPAQCK; encoded by the coding sequence ATGAACCAATCGCGTTACATCACCGCCCTCTGCGCTGCCGTGCTTCCGATCGCGCTGGCCCTCGTGGCCAACGGCTGCGGCAACAAGGAAGAAGAAACCCCGCCCGCGCCCGTCGCGACGCCGGCCCCCACGCCGACGCCGGCCCCCACGCCGGAGAAGCTCGTCGTCGAAGAGGACGCGGGCTCGGACGCCGCGGACGACGCGGACGCGGACGCGGGCAAGAAGGTCACCGGCGGCAGCTTCGACCCGACGGGCATCCGCGCCTGCTGCTCTGCGCTCCGGAGCAACGCGAACTCGGCCCCGCTCGACCAGAAGGGCACGTACCTGGCCGCCGCCGGTGTGTGTGACGGCCTGGTCAACTCGCCGCAGGGCCGGCAGGCGCTCAGCGCGGTCCGCGCCATGCTGAAGGGCGCCGGCGCGCCCGCGCAATGTAAATGA
- a CDS encoding L,D-transpeptidase yields MSLCARPSRRPALLALLLALPGCGNVEDPPGRVLDRPPAAPTLELPGAPAPIVEEDKRAGEDLEPGRGAKIGSIAMRTWIYVAPDDRSTKLGYLRAGAVVDRAETSAGTRRCEGGWYRIAPRGYVCVGKGATLSLDHQVIQAALRGPDRDATLPYAYVMSRSRAPHLYFRLPTEKDQRRVEGPTVREHVRLAIPPKVPLDAVPAFLAEGRDLPKPYGAVEPLRYSVHAGRAKQESAFGLVTAFEWTDRKFGLTTELDLIPLDRTKPAKISSLHGAVVDNPGGLPAIVTSHGAAKLVPDADGRMHEKGVVPWRSGVVLTGNTKGGERGLWETTEGFWLPAATMLIATPREDPIGHARAGKKWIDVSIKKQLLVAYEGTQPVFATLVSTGRGGMSDPEKTTATVRGVFYVHAKHVSGTMDGEEGSDSFDLRDVPYIQYFHEGYALHGAYWHDEFGKPRSHGCVNLAPADAKWLFDWTDPPVPPEWHGAVNLEGGTLVWTHAG; encoded by the coding sequence ATGTCCCTCTGCGCGCGTCCCTCTCGAAGGCCTGCGCTCCTCGCCCTGCTGCTCGCTCTCCCGGGCTGCGGCAACGTCGAGGATCCGCCGGGGCGCGTCCTCGATCGGCCCCCCGCCGCCCCGACGCTCGAGCTCCCCGGCGCGCCCGCGCCGATCGTCGAAGAGGACAAACGCGCTGGGGAAGACCTCGAGCCGGGCCGCGGCGCCAAGATCGGCAGCATCGCGATGCGGACCTGGATCTACGTCGCGCCCGACGACCGATCGACCAAGCTCGGCTACCTCCGCGCAGGCGCCGTCGTCGATCGCGCCGAAACATCCGCCGGCACCCGGCGCTGCGAGGGCGGCTGGTACCGCATCGCGCCGCGCGGCTACGTCTGCGTCGGCAAAGGCGCGACGCTCTCGCTCGACCATCAGGTCATCCAGGCCGCCCTGCGTGGACCCGACCGCGACGCCACGTTGCCCTACGCCTATGTGATGTCGCGCTCCCGCGCGCCGCATCTCTACTTCCGCCTGCCCACCGAGAAGGATCAGCGCCGCGTCGAGGGCCCCACCGTGCGCGAGCACGTCCGCCTCGCCATCCCGCCCAAGGTCCCGCTCGACGCCGTGCCCGCGTTCCTCGCCGAGGGCCGCGACTTGCCGAAGCCCTACGGCGCCGTCGAGCCGCTCCGCTACTCCGTTCACGCCGGCCGCGCGAAGCAGGAGTCCGCCTTCGGGCTCGTCACGGCCTTCGAGTGGACCGACCGCAAGTTCGGCCTCACGACCGAGCTCGACCTCATCCCGCTCGATCGCACGAAGCCCGCGAAGATCAGCTCGCTCCACGGCGCGGTCGTGGACAACCCCGGCGGCCTGCCCGCCATCGTGACGAGCCACGGCGCGGCGAAGCTCGTCCCGGACGCGGACGGCCGGATGCACGAGAAGGGCGTCGTGCCGTGGCGATCCGGCGTCGTCCTCACGGGCAACACGAAGGGCGGCGAGCGCGGACTGTGGGAGACGACCGAGGGGTTCTGGTTACCCGCCGCGACGATGTTGATCGCGACGCCGCGCGAGGATCCGATCGGGCACGCGCGCGCGGGCAAGAAGTGGATCGACGTCTCGATCAAGAAGCAGCTCCTCGTGGCGTACGAGGGGACGCAGCCGGTGTTCGCGACGCTCGTGTCCACGGGGCGCGGCGGGATGAGTGATCCCGAGAAGACGACAGCGACGGTGCGGGGCGTGTTTTACGTACACGCGAAGCACGTCTCCGGGACGATGGACGGCGAGGAAGGCTCGGACTCGTTCGACCTGCGCGACGTGCCCTACATCCAGTACTTCCACGAGGGCTACGCGCTGCACGGCGCCTACTGGCACGACGAGTTCGGCAAGCCGCGGAGCCACGGCTGCGTGAACCTCGCCCCGGCCGACGCGAAATGGCTCTTCGACTGGACCGATCCCCCCGTCCCGCCGGAATGGCACGGCGCTGTCAACCTCGAAGGGGGTACGTTGGTCTGGACCCACGCCGGATGA